One Brassica napus cultivar Da-Ae chromosome C4, Da-Ae, whole genome shotgun sequence genomic region harbors:
- the LOC106390765 gene encoding polyadenylate-binding protein-interacting protein 2: protein MSTVVDRSVSTLNPNAPAFDPVGFREVEDFSPKWWELVTTSKWFRDFWLSANSEEYEFGEFSDMEDEFEELVMTSSGENEMDGSSVRESDVGRYLKVLLSMAKSTKGKLYRSNVSCSAKYNQKKMNPNFYCRRNHHIYQPR, encoded by the exons ATGTCGACGGTGGTAGATCGGAGTGTATCGACGCTGAATCCAAACGCGCCGGCGTTCGATCCGGTGGGATTCCGTGAGGTAGAGGATTTCTCTCCCAAGTGGTGGGAGCTGGTGACAACATCCAAGTGGTTCCGTGACTTCTGGCTCAGTGCCAACTCGGAGGAGTATGAGTTCGGCGAGTTCTCAGATATGGAGGACGAGTTCGAGGAGCTAGTCATGACGTCATCCGGTGAGAATGAGATGGATGGATCTTCGGTGAGAG AATCAGATGTTGGGAGGTACTTGAAGGTGCTTCTGAGCATGGCGAAGTCTACGAAAGGGAAGCTTTACAGATCTAATGTGTCTTGTTCTGCCAAGTAtaaccagaagaagatgaacccAAACTTCTACTGTCGCCGGAACCATCACATCTATCAGCCTCGGTGA
- the LOC106395187 gene encoding putative plant UBX domain-containing protein 14: MRDDQQKLISSFMEIAIGQTKDTTIQFLKATSWNLEEAINLFIIHRENQPLCQQNATELHRSDYQEEEHIRPPLPSIRDTLYDSSYMYQTPVQVCPEEIWDAESEPSEDSDTDVGPDSKPEPSEESRRLSSLFRAPLKLLFQGTFEEAKSTSSRQNLWLLVNLQSTTEFASHMLNRDLWANEIVSQAIESSFILSQVYDDTTEGKKVSTFYRIESAPPVVLLIDPITGQNMRSWSGAIEAHGFVEDLMKYMDDGPHQYMASSTRNKRMKTDKISSESSQTGMPELARNQTISHIVVPSWGLEFEKSAEVKQEEETCLRYPDLTEEPNGDCDRSLVCSLCVRFPDGRRKQRKFLKTEPIQLLWSFCYSQMVESEKKAFKLVQAIPGASKTLEYGPNATFDQSGLANSMISITWE; the protein is encoded by the coding sequence ATGAGAGACGACCAGCAGAAACTGATCTCATCATTCATGGAGATTGCTATTGGTCAAACCAAAGACACCACAATACAATTCCTAAAGGCAACGAGCTGGAACCTGGAAGAAGCTATTAACCTCTTTATCATTCACAGAGAGAATCAACCTCTATGTCAACAAAACGCAACAGAGCTGCATAGGAGTGAttatcaagaagaagaacatatCCGTCCTCCTTTACCTTCGATTAGGGATACTCTCTATGACTCATCTTACATGTATCAAACTCCGGTTCAAGTATGTCCTGAAGAGATCTGGGACGCGGAATCAGAACCGTCAGAAGATTCGGACACTGATGTTGGACCAGATTCCAAACCAGAACCCTCAGAAGAGTCGAGGAGGTTGTCTTCTTTGTTCCGTGCTCCTCTGAAACTTCTTTTCCAAGGTACGTTTGAAGAGGCGAAATCAACATCTTCCAGACAGAACCTATGGCTGCTAGTCAATCTCCAGTCCACGACCGAGTTTGCTTCTCACATGCTAAACCGAGATTTATGGGCTAACGAAATTGTTTCTCAAGCCATTGAGTCTAGCTTTATCTTATCGCAAGTCTATGATGATACCACGGAAGGAAAGAAAGTCTCTACTTTCTACCGCATCGAATCTGCTCCTCCTGTGGTGCTTCTCATCGATCCCATCACTGGTCAGAATATGCGTTCTTGGAGTGGCGCAATTGAAGCTCATGGTTTTGTGGAGGATTTGATGAAGTACATGGATGATGGTCCGCATCAATACATGGCTTCTTCAACAAGAAACAAACGTATGAAGACCGATAAGATTTCCTCTGAAAGCAGCCAGACTGGGATGCCCGAACTTGCAAGAAACCAGACTATTAGTCACATTGTGGTACCGTCTTGGGGGCTCGAGTTTGAAAAATCAGCAGAAGTGAAGCAGGAGGAGGAGACTTGTTTAAGGTATCCAGATTTAACAGAAGAGCCAAATGGAGACTGTGATCGAAGCCTTGTGTGCAGTCTATGTGTTCGGTTTCCAGATGGGAGAAGAAAGCAGAGGAAGTTTCTCAAGACCGAACCTATTCAGCTTCTCTGGTCTTTCTGTTATTCTCAGATGGTGGAGTCTGAAAAAAAGGCGTTTAAGCTAGTACAAGCCATCCCTGGTGCTTCCAAGACTCTGGAGTATGGACCTAACGCAACTTTCGACCAATCTGGCCTCGCAAACTCGATGATCTCGATTACCTGGGAGTGA
- the LOC106395186 gene encoding Putative plant UBX domain-containing protein 14-like (The RefSeq protein has 14 substitutions compared to this genomic sequence): MMDAPHDSHEEGKEEQVPLPSPSIGNTLCDTPAPEQISDSESESLDSLTFDETQTASDYQQKLIASFTDIAVGQTMETAIQFLETANWNLEGAINHFFVESNTTRLPPLRFLFEGSFDEAKSTSSQRNLWLLVNLQSTKDYSSHSLDIDLWSNKVVSQAIESSIILWQVYDDTTEGQKISTFYKVDSALPVVLLIDPITGFKIRSWGGVIEAQSFIDDLMNYTKSGPHEHIASLRRKEPIKPDILCNETNQTSHRIVTPSSGVETCSSSNHIDHVVAKTLPTHEEEETCFEFPALTEVPRGDCDRSLVCSVCVRFPDGTRKQRRFLKSEPIQLLWSFCHSQIVESEKKAFKLVQAIPGASKTLDYGANATFEQSGLANSMVLVAWE, translated from the coding sequence ATGATGAATGCTCCACATGATTCTCATGAAGAGGgaaaagaagaacaagttccCCTTCTTTCACCTTCGATTGGGAATACTCTCTGTGATACGCCGGCTCCTAAAGAGATCTCTGACTCCGAATCAGAATCGTTAGATTCACTGACATTCGATGAGACTCAAACAGCCAGTGATTACCAACAGAAACTGATCTCGTCATTCACCGACATAGCTGTTGGCCAAACCATGGAAACAGCCATACAGTTCTTAGAGACGGCAAACTGGAACCTCGAAGAAGCCATTAATCACTTTTTCGTTGAATCAAATACGACGAGGTTACCTCCTCTGAGATTTCTTTTCGAAGGTTCGTTCGATGAGGCAAAATCAACATCTTCCCAAAGGAATCTGTGGTTGCTAGTGAATCTCCAATCCACGAAAGACTATGCTTCTCATTCGCTTGACATAGATTTATGGTCAAACAAAGTCGTTTCTCAAGCCATTGAGTCGAGCATCATCTTATGGCAAGTCTATGATGATACCACCGAAGGACAGAAAATCTCTACTTTCTACAAGGTTGACTCTGCTCTTCCCGTGGTGCTCCTCATTGATCCCATCACTGGTTTTAAGATTAGGTCGTGGAGCGGGGTGATTGAAGCTCAGAGTTTTATCGACGATCTGATGAACTATACTAAGTCCGGTCCTCACGAACACATTGCTTCTCTGAGAAGAAAAGAACCCATCAAAACAGACATTCTATGTAATGAAACCAACCAGACTAGTGATCGCATCGTCACTCCTTCCTCGGGGGAGGAGACTTGTTCTTCAAGCAACCACATTGATCATGTTGTGGCGAAGACTTTACCCGCACATGAGGAGGAGGAGACTTGTTTTGAGTTTCCAGCCTTGACAGAAGAGCCAAGAGGAGACTGTGATCGAAGCCTTGTGTGCAGTGTCTGTGTTCGGTTTCCAGACGGGAGAAGAAAGCAGAGGAGGTTTCTCAAGAGCGAACCGATTCAGCTTCTCTGGTCTTTCTGTCATTCTCAGATTGTGGAGTCCGAGAAGAAGGCGTTTAAGCTGGTACAAGCGATCCCTGGTGCTTCAAAGACTCTTGATTATGGAGCTAACGCCACGTTCGAACAATCTGGGCTCGCTAATTCGATGGTGTTGGTTGCTTGGGAGTGA